One genomic region from Clostridium saccharobutylicum DSM 13864 encodes:
- the nifJ gene encoding pyruvate:ferredoxin (flavodoxin) oxidoreductase: protein MRKMKTMDGNTAAAHISYAFTEVTAIYPITPSSPMAEHVDEWVAQGRKNIFGQPVRVMEMQSEAGAAGAVHGSLQSGALTTTYTASQGLLLMIPNMYKIAGEMLPGVFHVSARALATSSLNIFGDHQDVMAARQTGFAMLAEGSVQEVMDLAAVAHLTAIKTRIPFCNFFDGFRTSHEIQKIEVLEYDELAKLLDWDAVKSFRERALNPNHPVTRGTAQNADIYFQERESVNKFYDELPETVESYMAEITKLTGREYHCFDYYGAPDADRVIVAMGSATDVCEETIDYLNANGQKVGVVKVRLFRPFSNEKLLAAIPKTAKKIAVLDRTKEPGSAGEPLYLDVRNAFYGQANAPLVIGGRFGLGSKDPNPGHIAAVYANLAQDAPKNGFTIGIVDDVTNTSLEVTEDIDATPEGTTACKFWGLGSDGTVGANKSAIKIIGDHTDMYAQGYFFYDSKKSGGITVSHLRFGKKEIKSPYLINKADFVSCSNQSYIHKYNVLDGLKPNCTFLLNTIWTPEDLEEKLPADYKRFIANNNIKFYTLNAVAIAQEIGLGGRINMIMQSAFFKLANIIPVEDAIKYLKAAVVSSYGKKGEKVVNMNNAAIDKGVESIVEIKIPESWKTAVDAEVADTKKKSDFVKNIVIPMNRQEGDALPVSTFVGMEDGTFEAGTAAFEKRGIAVNVPEWDSEKCIQCNQCSLVCPHASIRPILLNEAEKNAAPADAKVVAAKALKTEEPLFYAMGVAPLDCSGCGNCAQICPAPGKALVMKPQESQHDQIAVWDYLIDEVTTKKNPMNKNTVKGSQFEQPLLEFSGACAGCGETPYAKVITQLFGDRMMIANATGCSSIWGGSAPSTPYTTNKNGHGPAWANSLFEDNAEYGLGMFLGVKAIRQRIAERAEAAIAANDPAKAELQDWVDNVNEGAGTRERAEKLVAALEKSNTEAAKEILAEKDYFVKRSQWIFGGDGWAYDIGYGGVDHVLASGEDVNIFVFDTEVYSNTGGQSSKSTPTAAIAKFAASGKKTKKKDLGMMAMTYGYVYVAQINMGADKNQVLKAIAEAEAYKGPSLIIGYAPCINHGLRIGMGNSQEEAKRATACGYWQMYRFNPELKEAGKNPFVLDSKEPTADFKEFLMGEVRYSSLAKAFPEQAEALFEKTHKDAMDRLEGYKKLANQQ from the coding sequence ATGAGAAAAATGAAAACTATGGATGGTAATACTGCAGCAGCTCATATATCTTATGCATTTACTGAAGTTACTGCAATATATCCAATCACACCATCATCACCAATGGCAGAACATGTAGATGAATGGGTAGCACAAGGAAGAAAGAACATATTTGGACAACCTGTAAGAGTTATGGAAATGCAATCAGAAGCTGGAGCAGCTGGAGCAGTTCATGGTTCTTTGCAATCTGGAGCATTAACAACTACTTATACTGCTTCACAAGGTTTATTATTAATGATACCAAACATGTATAAGATTGCTGGTGAAATGTTACCAGGAGTTTTCCATGTATCAGCTAGAGCATTAGCTACATCTTCATTAAACATATTTGGAGATCACCAAGATGTTATGGCAGCAAGACAAACTGGTTTTGCAATGCTTGCAGAAGGATCAGTTCAAGAAGTTATGGATTTAGCAGCAGTAGCTCATTTAACTGCTATTAAGACTAGAATACCATTCTGTAATTTCTTTGATGGTTTCAGAACTTCTCATGAAATTCAAAAAATCGAAGTTTTAGAATATGATGAATTAGCTAAGTTACTTGATTGGGATGCAGTTAAATCATTTAGAGAAAGAGCATTAAACCCAAATCATCCTGTAACTAGAGGAACAGCTCAAAATGCAGATATCTATTTCCAAGAAAGAGAATCTGTTAATAAATTCTACGATGAATTACCAGAAACAGTTGAAAGCTATATGGCTGAAATCACTAAATTAACTGGTAGAGAATATCACTGTTTCGATTACTATGGTGCACCAGATGCAGATAGAGTAATCGTAGCTATGGGTTCTGCTACAGATGTATGTGAAGAAACTATAGATTACTTAAATGCAAACGGACAAAAAGTCGGTGTTGTTAAAGTAAGATTATTCAGACCATTCTCAAACGAAAAATTATTAGCAGCTATTCCAAAGACAGCTAAGAAAATTGCTGTTTTAGATAGAACTAAAGAACCAGGATCTGCTGGAGAACCATTATACCTAGATGTAAGAAATGCATTCTATGGACAAGCAAATGCACCATTAGTTATTGGTGGAAGATTTGGTTTAGGTTCAAAAGATCCAAATCCAGGACATATTGCTGCAGTTTATGCAAACTTAGCACAAGATGCTCCTAAGAATGGATTCACAATCGGAATCGTTGATGACGTTACAAACACTTCATTAGAAGTTACTGAAGATATAGATGCTACTCCAGAAGGAACTACAGCTTGTAAGTTCTGGGGATTAGGATCAGATGGTACTGTTGGAGCAAACAAGAGTGCAATCAAAATCATTGGAGACCATACAGACATGTATGCTCAAGGATACTTCTTCTATGATTCTAAGAAATCAGGCGGAATTACAGTATCTCACTTAAGATTTGGTAAGAAAGAAATTAAGTCACCATACTTAATAAACAAAGCAGATTTCGTTTCTTGTTCTAACCAATCTTACATCCACAAATACAACGTACTTGATGGATTAAAACCAAATTGTACTTTCTTATTAAATACTATCTGGACTCCAGAAGATTTAGAAGAAAAATTACCAGCTGACTATAAGAGATTTATAGCTAACAACAACATTAAGTTCTATACTTTAAATGCTGTAGCTATTGCTCAAGAAATTGGTCTTGGTGGAAGAATCAACATGATAATGCAATCAGCTTTCTTCAAGTTAGCTAACATTATTCCAGTTGAAGATGCTATTAAGTATCTAAAAGCTGCTGTTGTATCTTCTTATGGTAAGAAGGGTGAAAAAGTTGTCAACATGAACAATGCAGCTATAGATAAGGGCGTTGAATCAATTGTTGAAATTAAGATCCCAGAATCTTGGAAGACAGCTGTAGATGCAGAAGTAGCTGATACTAAGAAGAAGTCAGACTTCGTTAAGAATATAGTTATTCCAATGAACAGACAAGAAGGAGATGCACTTCCAGTTTCAACATTCGTAGGAATGGAAGATGGTACATTTGAAGCAGGTACTGCAGCATTCGAAAAGAGAGGAATCGCAGTAAATGTTCCTGAATGGGATTCAGAAAAATGTATTCAATGTAACCAATGTTCATTAGTATGTCCACATGCTTCTATAAGACCAATCTTATTAAATGAAGCTGAAAAGAATGCAGCTCCAGCTGACGCTAAGGTAGTTGCAGCTAAAGCATTAAAAACTGAAGAACCATTATTCTATGCAATGGGAGTAGCACCACTTGATTGTTCAGGTTGTGGAAACTGTGCTCAAATTTGTCCAGCACCAGGAAAAGCATTAGTTATGAAACCACAAGAATCTCAACATGATCAAATTGCAGTTTGGGATTACTTAATAGATGAAGTAACTACTAAGAAGAACCCAATGAATAAAAACACAGTTAAGGGTAGCCAATTTGAACAACCATTACTTGAGTTCTCAGGAGCTTGTGCAGGTTGTGGAGAAACTCCATACGCTAAGGTTATAACTCAATTATTTGGAGATAGAATGATGATTGCTAACGCAACAGGATGTTCATCAATCTGGGGTGGATCTGCACCTTCAACTCCATACACAACTAATAAGAACGGACATGGTCCAGCTTGGGCTAATTCATTATTCGAAGATAATGCTGAATATGGATTAGGTATGTTCTTAGGAGTTAAAGCTATAAGACAAAGAATTGCAGAAAGAGCTGAAGCTGCTATAGCTGCAAATGATCCAGCAAAGGCTGAATTACAAGATTGGGTAGACAATGTTAATGAAGGCGCTGGAACTAGAGAAAGAGCTGAAAAATTAGTTGCTGCTCTAGAAAAATCTAACACTGAAGCTGCTAAAGAAATCTTAGCAGAAAAAGATTACTTCGTTAAGAGATCTCAATGGATCTTCGGAGGAGACGGATGGGCTTACGATATCGGATACGGTGGAGTTGACCATGTATTAGCTTCAGGAGAAGATGTAAACATCTTTGTATTTGATACAGAAGTTTACTCAAACACAGGTGGTCAATCATCTAAATCTACTCCAACTGCTGCAATAGCTAAATTTGCTGCAAGTGGTAAGAAGACTAAGAAGAAAGACCTTGGAATGATGGCTATGACTTATGGTTATGTATATGTAGCTCAAATTAACATGGGAGCTGATAAGAACCAAGTTCTTAAAGCAATTGCAGAAGCAGAAGCATACAAAGGACCATCATTAATAATTGGTTATGCACCATGTATAAACCACGGATTAAGAATTGGTATGGGTAACAGCCAAGAAGAAGCTAAGAGAGCTACTGCATGTGGTTACTGGCAAATGTACAGATTCAACCCAGAATTAAAAGAAGCTGGAAAGAATCCATTTGTTTTAGATTCTAAGGAACCAACAGCAGACTTCAAGGAATTCTTAATGGGAGAAGTTAGATACTCTTCACTTGCTAAGGCATTCCCAGAACAAGCAGAAGCTTTATTTGAAAAGACTCATAAAGATGCTATGGACAGATTAGAAGGATACAAGAAATTAGCTAATCAACAATAG
- a CDS encoding flavodoxin domain-containing protein: MKKVSIIYWSCGGNIEFLANIMADGAREQGAEVNVKHVADATINDVLDADAVAFGSPAVDSTKIEQEEMKPFLEQLKNLSDKNKNKDCILFATYGWIENTFMEIWKNEMTSYGFNVIGDLAVKESPTKNQVEFVKELGKQLAK; encoded by the coding sequence ATGAAGAAAGTTTCAATCATTTATTGGAGTTGTGGGGGTAACATAGAATTTCTTGCAAACATAATGGCAGATGGTGCTAGAGAACAAGGTGCAGAAGTTAATGTTAAGCATGTTGCTGATGCAACTATAAATGATGTTCTAGATGCAGATGCTGTTGCTTTTGGAAGCCCAGCAGTTGATTCTACTAAAATAGAACAAGAGGAAATGAAACCATTTCTAGAACAATTAAAAAACTTATCTGATAAAAACAAAAATAAAGATTGCATTTTATTTGCAACCTATGGGTGGATTGAAAATACTTTTATGGAAATATGGAAGAATGAAATGACCTCTTATGGGTTTAATGTAATTGGAGATTTGGCAGTTAAAGAGTCACCAACTAAAAATCAAGTGGAATTTGTTAAAGAATTAGGTAAGCAGCTAGCTAAATAG
- a CDS encoding undecaprenyldiphospho-muramoylpentapeptide beta-N-acetylglucosaminyltransferase encodes MYKYKIIMTGGGTAGHVTPNLALIPKLKECGFEIKYIGSNEGIEKEIITQNRIPFYGISSGKLRRYFDVKNFTDPFKVMKGIIQATRIISKEKPDVIFSKGGFVAVPVVIAASIKKIPVVAHESDMTPGLANKLSAPFCNKLCVTFRESLNYIKGDKGVLTGSPIRREILTGDKELGKKICGFKDNKEILFIMGGSLGSQLINGEIRKNLEKLLKEFNVIHICGKGNLDKNIMNRQGYKQFEYVSEDLRHLMKAADYIVSRAGANSIFEFLALKKPTLLIPLSKKASRGDQILNAKSFQKEGYSLMMEEESLKDNALYEKILELKERKSELIKNMESSKSQNGVDSIVGILMDSIKK; translated from the coding sequence TTGTATAAATATAAAATAATAATGACTGGTGGAGGTACAGCAGGTCATGTAACACCTAATCTAGCATTAATACCTAAGCTTAAAGAATGTGGATTTGAAATAAAGTATATAGGTAGTAATGAGGGGATTGAAAAAGAAATAATAACTCAAAATAGAATTCCTTTTTATGGAATATCATCAGGAAAATTAAGAAGATACTTTGATGTGAAAAATTTCACAGATCCATTTAAAGTTATGAAAGGAATTATTCAAGCTACAAGAATAATATCAAAGGAAAAGCCAGATGTTATTTTTTCAAAGGGTGGATTTGTAGCAGTACCTGTTGTTATTGCAGCGTCTATTAAGAAAATACCAGTAGTAGCTCATGAATCAGACATGACTCCAGGGCTTGCAAATAAATTATCAGCTCCATTTTGTAATAAGCTATGTGTGACTTTTAGAGAAAGTTTAAATTATATAAAAGGTGATAAAGGAGTGCTTACAGGAAGTCCGATAAGGAGAGAAATCCTTACTGGAGATAAAGAGTTAGGAAAGAAAATATGTGGTTTTAAGGATAATAAGGAAATACTATTTATTATGGGAGGAAGTTTAGGCTCTCAGTTAATAAATGGAGAAATAAGAAAGAATTTAGAAAAACTTTTGAAAGAGTTTAATGTAATTCATATTTGTGGAAAAGGAAATTTAGATAAAAATATTATGAATAGACAAGGATATAAGCAATTTGAATATGTAAGTGAAGATTTGCGTCATCTCATGAAAGCAGCTGATTACATTGTTTCAAGGGCTGGAGCAAATTCGATTTTTGAATTTTTAGCTTTAAAAAAACCTACTTTATTGATACCACTTTCTAAAAAAGCAAGTAGAGGAGATCAAATTTTAAATGCTAAGTCTTTTCAAAAGGAAGGTTATTCATTGATGATGGAAGAAGAAAGTCTAAAAGATAATGCATTATATGAAAAAATTTTAGAATTAAAGGAAAGAAAATCCGAATTAATAAAAAATATGGAAAGTAGTAAATCGCAAAATGGAGTGGACTCTATAGTAGGAATACTGATGGATAGCATAAAAAAATAG
- the recJ gene encoding single-stranded-DNA-specific exonuclease RecJ — MAERWFIKNKKADYKYMAAKYGITELMSKLIVNRDIVDDEMIKSYINPSIDKLRNPREMKDIEKAVEILRNKIDSNKKIRIVGDYDVDGVMSVYILYTALKRCNANVDYEIPDRIKDGYGINKNIITEAKKDGVDTILTCDNGISAIEPIKYAKELGMTVIVTDHHDIPFIEKNENRIFIKSEADAIINPKQNECKYKFKQLCGAGVAFKLVEVLYDELSIDKKECYDLIEFLAIATVCDVVDLIDENRIFVKKGLEKINNTTNLGLQELIIECEMQEKKLSVYHLGFIIGPCINASGRLDSAKKGLKLLLANEESEATALAKELVKLNEERKDMTMKGVEDAVEIVESNGMINDKVFVIYIPHIHESLAGIIAGRIREKYNVPTLILTKSENGAKGSGRSIEECNMFEELVKCKDLLDNFGGHPMAAGFSLQEKNIDEFRRRLNENTILKDDDLLRKVTIDSVLPLDSIDYELIEDLERLEPFGKANSKPLFGEKNINVVKASILGKNRNVLKLKLKTTYGKIIDAIYFSDIEEFEEIITEKYGREELQKLYDGVYNDVKLDIVFYPSINEYNGNISIQIVIQNYR, encoded by the coding sequence ATGGCAGAAAGATGGTTTATTAAGAATAAAAAAGCAGACTACAAATATATGGCTGCTAAATATGGTATTACCGAACTTATGAGCAAGTTAATTGTAAATAGAGATATTGTTGATGATGAAATGATAAAAAGTTACATAAATCCATCAATTGATAAACTTCGTAATCCAAGAGAAATGAAGGATATAGAAAAAGCAGTAGAGATACTAAGAAATAAAATAGACTCAAATAAAAAGATTAGAATCGTTGGCGATTATGACGTGGATGGAGTTATGAGTGTTTATATTTTATATACAGCATTAAAAAGATGCAACGCAAATGTAGATTATGAAATACCAGATAGAATTAAAGATGGGTACGGAATAAATAAAAATATAATAACCGAAGCAAAAAAAGACGGAGTAGATACTATATTGACTTGTGATAATGGTATATCAGCTATAGAACCTATAAAATATGCTAAGGAATTAGGCATGACTGTAATAGTTACAGATCATCATGATATACCATTTATTGAGAAAAATGAAAATAGGATATTTATAAAATCTGAGGCAGATGCAATAATAAATCCAAAGCAAAATGAATGTAAGTATAAATTCAAGCAATTGTGCGGAGCGGGAGTAGCGTTTAAGCTTGTAGAAGTACTTTACGATGAGCTTAGCATAGATAAAAAAGAATGTTATGATCTTATAGAATTTCTAGCAATTGCAACTGTATGTGATGTCGTAGATTTAATAGATGAAAACAGAATTTTTGTTAAAAAAGGATTAGAAAAAATAAATAATACTACTAATTTAGGTTTACAAGAATTGATAATAGAGTGTGAGATGCAAGAAAAAAAGTTATCAGTTTATCATTTGGGGTTTATAATAGGACCGTGTATAAATGCATCAGGAAGGCTTGATAGTGCAAAAAAAGGATTGAAATTATTATTAGCAAATGAAGAGTCAGAAGCAACTGCATTGGCAAAAGAATTAGTTAAGCTTAATGAGGAAAGAAAAGATATGACAATGAAGGGCGTTGAAGATGCAGTAGAAATTGTTGAGAGTAATGGAATGATAAATGATAAGGTGTTTGTTATTTATATTCCTCATATCCATGAAAGTTTAGCTGGAATAATAGCAGGAAGAATAAGAGAAAAGTATAATGTACCTACTTTAATATTAACTAAATCTGAAAATGGTGCAAAAGGTTCTGGAAGGTCAATAGAAGAATGCAATATGTTTGAAGAACTTGTGAAATGCAAAGATTTATTGGATAACTTTGGGGGGCATCCAATGGCAGCAGGATTTTCACTTCAAGAAAAGAATATAGATGAGTTTAGAAGAAGATTAAATGAAAATACAATTTTAAAAGATGATGATTTATTAAGAAAAGTTACTATAGATTCTGTACTTCCACTAGATTCGATAGACTATGAATTGATAGAAGATTTAGAAAGGTTAGAGCCTTTTGGAAAAGCAAATTCTAAACCTTTATTTGGGGAAAAAAATATTAATGTAGTTAAAGCTTCTATACTAGGTAAAAATAGAAATGTATTGAAACTTAAATTAAAAACTACTTATGGTAAGATTATAGATGCTATTTATTTTAGTGATATTGAAGAATTTGAAGAAATAATTACTGAAAAATATGGAAGAGAAGAATTGCAAAAACTTTATGATGGAGTATATAATGACGTTAAATTAGATATAGTATTTTATCCGAGTATAAATGAATATAATGGTAATATTAGTATTCAGATTGTAATTCAGAATTATAGATAA
- a CDS encoding DJ-1 family glyoxalase III — translation MKKVCVLLAEGFEEVEALTISDIIRRADVTCDLVSIGGKTVKSSHGVVVEADKIFDEDMKYDLVALPGGMPGATNLRDDDRVIRFLKKQNKEGKLIGAICAAPIVLGRAGLTEGRNITSYPGYEDELPNCEYLEEAVVVDGNIITSRGPATAMAFSYKLLEKLGYVHEVEGIASGMLYNMYMR, via the coding sequence ATGAAGAAGGTATGTGTGTTATTAGCAGAAGGATTTGAGGAAGTTGAAGCTCTAACTATATCAGATATAATAAGAAGGGCTGATGTTACTTGTGATTTAGTCTCAATTGGTGGAAAGACAGTTAAATCGAGCCATGGAGTTGTAGTTGAAGCTGATAAGATTTTTGATGAGGATATGAAATATGACTTGGTTGCACTTCCAGGGGGAATGCCAGGAGCAACAAATTTAAGAGATGATGACAGAGTAATAAGATTTCTGAAGAAACAAAATAAAGAGGGAAAATTAATAGGAGCAATATGTGCAGCACCGATAGTACTTGGAAGAGCAGGACTTACTGAAGGTAGAAATATAACTTCTTATCCAGGATATGAAGATGAATTACCTAATTGTGAATATTTAGAAGAAGCTGTAGTTGTTGATGGTAATATAATAACTAGTAGAGGACCAGCAACAGCAATGGCATTTTCTTATAAGTTATTAGAAAAATTAGGATATGTTCATGAAGTAGAAGGAATTGCATCTGGAATGCTATATAATATGTATATGCGTTAA
- a CDS encoding DNA topoisomerase IV subunit A, producing MAKKNDNIIPKDNNIIGIPLEEAMPENYLPYAIEVAKERALPDVRDGLKPVHRRILYGAYMLKAFPDRPYYKSARIVGDILGKYHPHGDSSVYESMVILAQEFSTRAPLIEGHGNWGSIDGDSAAAMRYTEARLAPIAMEMLRDIEKDTVNMIPNYSDSEMEPRVLPSRYPNLLVNGTFGIAVGLATNIPPHNLNEVTDGVLAYIDNNQITTSELMSHIKGPDLPTGGILIGQNSLLSAYETGEGKVACRAKTSIEKLENGRFGIVISEFPYRRNKSKILQTISEMTGDKKHSKALESITDIRDESDRNGIRAVIEFKKAADEDTVEKVLKYLFKKTDLQCNISFNMVALANGKPETMSLKAIIKYYVEHQKEVVTRRTRRELDVAQKRYHIVEGFIKAINVLDEVIATIRSSKSKKDASDNLISKFGFTEPQAQAILELMLYRLTGLEIKVFEKEYAELAKLIKKLEKILAHENELLKVIKDELKEIAKKYGNERRTAIIADDTKSKIDVEELIVVEEIIVTISKEGFIKRLPLKNYNRSNSNTDDIEYREGDSLQYIIKSNTKDNLLIFTDKGFMYQTKGINIPELKWKEKGERLDEIIKTLDLEKERVIGVISIDNLNPSKVFRFITKSGGIKKSSLDKFQTSYTKLQALKLRDGDELIDISIKDIEDEEGFLRVKSKLGLEFTLEVPKLENATRNILPVQLFNLSPNDEVIEVQDTNELEYFELTIGITDKCKLKAYERFKEDPLKVRTDSLKELLLFSNKGNVYKVPVFLMKNIIAGEIPLEFFLGKLEKNEKIISLFSTNSYEEELGIYVFTKKGMVKKTLLKDFEGDCFRQGFYKFKFEDDEIVSVDINRLKLGYLVMITKKGMGIRFPVENVNAMGKMASGVTGISLRDEDEVIFGKYNSNYISGEDNHISLSSQKVEVILTSTEKEKCLVKINDIKLQNRAGRGTNVMMLVLDDEIKDVTLN from the coding sequence ATGGCAAAAAAAAATGATAATATTATACCTAAGGATAATAATATAATTGGCATTCCTTTAGAAGAAGCAATGCCAGAAAATTATTTACCATATGCTATTGAGGTTGCAAAGGAAAGAGCACTTCCTGATGTTAGAGATGGATTGAAACCTGTACATAGAAGAATTTTATATGGAGCATATATGCTTAAGGCATTTCCAGATAGACCATACTATAAATCTGCCAGAATAGTTGGAGATATTTTAGGTAAATATCACCCTCATGGAGATTCATCAGTATATGAATCTATGGTAATTTTAGCTCAAGAATTTTCAACTAGAGCACCACTTATAGAAGGACATGGTAACTGGGGATCAATCGATGGTGATAGTGCTGCTGCAATGAGATATACAGAAGCCAGACTTGCGCCTATTGCAATGGAAATGCTAAGAGATATTGAAAAAGACACTGTCAATATGATTCCTAACTATTCTGATAGTGAGATGGAGCCTAGAGTTCTACCAAGCAGATATCCAAATCTTTTAGTAAATGGTACTTTTGGAATAGCTGTTGGGCTTGCAACTAATATACCACCACATAATTTAAATGAAGTAACTGATGGTGTGTTGGCTTATATAGACAACAACCAAATAACAACTTCAGAACTTATGAGTCATATAAAAGGACCGGATTTACCTACAGGTGGTATTCTTATTGGACAAAACTCTTTGTTGTCAGCTTATGAAACAGGAGAAGGAAAAGTTGCATGCAGAGCTAAAACTTCTATAGAAAAGTTGGAAAATGGAAGGTTTGGTATAGTAATATCCGAATTCCCTTATAGAAGAAATAAATCAAAAATTCTTCAAACCATATCTGAAATGACAGGAGATAAAAAGCATTCAAAAGCTTTAGAATCAATAACAGACATTAGAGATGAATCTGACAGAAACGGAATAAGAGCTGTTATAGAATTTAAAAAAGCAGCTGATGAAGATACTGTAGAAAAAGTTTTAAAATACTTGTTCAAGAAAACTGATTTACAATGCAATATAAGCTTTAATATGGTAGCGCTTGCAAATGGCAAGCCAGAGACTATGAGTTTAAAAGCTATTATAAAATATTATGTTGAGCATCAAAAAGAAGTAGTAACTAGAAGAACAAGAAGAGAGTTAGATGTAGCCCAAAAGAGATATCATATTGTTGAAGGGTTCATTAAGGCTATAAATGTATTGGATGAAGTTATAGCAACGATTAGAAGTTCAAAATCGAAAAAGGATGCTTCAGATAATTTAATTAGCAAATTTGGATTCACTGAACCTCAAGCTCAAGCTATTCTAGAATTAATGTTATATAGATTAACAGGCCTTGAAATTAAAGTTTTTGAAAAAGAATATGCAGAGCTAGCTAAATTGATTAAAAAGTTAGAAAAGATATTAGCACATGAAAATGAACTTTTAAAAGTAATTAAAGATGAATTAAAAGAAATTGCAAAAAAATATGGTAATGAAAGAAGAACTGCAATAATTGCGGATGATACGAAGAGCAAAATTGATGTTGAAGAATTAATTGTAGTTGAAGAAATTATTGTTACAATATCTAAAGAAGGATTTATTAAGAGATTGCCTCTTAAAAATTATAATAGATCAAATTCAAATACGGATGATATTGAATATAGAGAAGGTGATTCATTACAATATATAATCAAATCTAATACTAAAGATAATTTGTTAATATTCACTGATAAGGGATTTATGTATCAAACTAAAGGCATAAATATTCCAGAATTAAAATGGAAAGAAAAAGGTGAAAGATTAGATGAGATTATTAAGACACTAGATCTTGAGAAAGAAAGAGTTATTGGAGTTATATCAATAGATAATTTAAATCCAAGTAAGGTCTTTAGATTTATAACTAAAAGTGGAGGAATAAAGAAAAGCTCGTTAGATAAATTCCAAACTTCATATACTAAGCTTCAGGCTTTAAAACTGAGAGATGGAGATGAGCTTATTGATATATCAATTAAGGATATTGAAGATGAAGAAGGATTTTTAAGGGTTAAAAGTAAATTAGGATTAGAGTTTACTCTTGAAGTACCTAAACTTGAAAATGCAACTAGAAATATATTGCCAGTTCAATTGTTTAATCTTTCTCCCAATGATGAAGTTATTGAAGTTCAGGATACAAATGAGCTTGAATATTTTGAACTGACAATTGGGATTACTGATAAATGTAAGTTAAAAGCTTATGAAAGATTTAAAGAAGATCCTTTAAAAGTAAGAACAGATTCGTTAAAAGAATTATTGTTATTTAGTAATAAAGGAAATGTATATAAAGTTCCAGTATTTTTAATGAAGAACATTATAGCAGGGGAAATACCATTAGAATTCTTTTTGGGAAAATTAGAAAAGAATGAAAAAATAATAAGTTTATTTTCAACAAATTCTTATGAAGAAGAATTAGGGATATATGTTTTCACTAAAAAAGGAATGGTTAAGAAAACTTTATTAAAAGACTTTGAGGGAGATTGTTTTAGACAAGGATTTTATAAGTTTAAATTTGAAGACGATGAAATTGTTTCAGTTGATATAAATAGATTAAAGTTAGGATATTTAGTTATGATAACTAAAAAGGGAATGGGGATAAGATTCCCAGTTGAAAATGTTAATGCTATGGGAAAAATGGCTTCAGGAGTTACAGGAATAAGCCTTAGAGATGAAGATGAAGTTATCTTTGGAAAATATAATAGTAATTATATTAGTGGAGAAGACAATCACATAAGTTTATCATCACAAAAAGTAGAAGTGATTTTGACATCTACAGAAAAAGAAAAATGTTTAGTTAAAATCAATGATATAAAATTGCAAAATAGAGCAGGTAGAGGTACTAATGTAATGATGCTTGTACTCGATGATGAAATTAAAGATGTGACTTTAAATTAA